Proteins encoded by one window of bacterium:
- the hoxU gene encoding bidirectional hydrogenase complex protein HoxU, which yields MTAPQIITLKIDGQDCGARAGETILQVARENGIEIPTLCHLEGLHPVGACRLCLIEVKGIPKLLPACVTAARDGMEVATDSERLKKYRVQILELLFSERNHVCSVCVSNGHCDLQSLAQQLGMTHVHYPYRFPKLGVDASHARFNADHNRCVLCTRCVRVCDEVEGAHTWDLKGRGAASEVITDLDAPWGQSESCTGCGKCVQVCPTGALGEKGRSAGEMTKRRTFLPYLQMMREARR from the coding sequence ATGACCGCCCCGCAGATCATCACCCTCAAGATCGACGGCCAGGACTGCGGCGCGCGGGCGGGGGAGACGATCCTCCAGGTGGCGCGGGAGAACGGGATCGAGATCCCGACCCTCTGCCACCTCGAGGGGCTCCATCCGGTCGGCGCCTGCCGCCTCTGCCTCATCGAGGTCAAGGGGATCCCCAAGCTGCTGCCGGCCTGCGTCACCGCGGCGCGCGACGGGATGGAGGTCGCGACCGACTCCGAGCGGCTCAAGAAGTACCGCGTGCAGATCCTCGAGCTGCTCTTCTCCGAGCGGAACCACGTCTGCTCGGTCTGCGTCAGCAACGGCCACTGCGACCTGCAGTCCTTGGCGCAGCAGCTCGGGATGACGCACGTCCACTACCCGTACCGTTTCCCGAAGCTGGGGGTGGACGCGAGCCACGCGCGGTTCAACGCGGACCACAACCGCTGCGTCCTCTGCACCCGCTGCGTGCGGGTCTGCGACGAAGTGGAAGGGGCGCACACCTGGGACCTCAAGGGACGCGGCGCCGCCTCGGAAGTGATCACCGATCTCGACGCGCCGTGGGGCCAGTCGGAGAGCTGCACCGGCTGCGGCAAGTGCGTGCAGGTCTGCCCGACCGGCGCCCTCGGCGAGAAGGGGCGTTCCGCCGGCGAAATGACCAAGCGGCGCACGTTCCTTCCCTACCTGCAGATGATGCGGGAGGCCAGACGATGA
- a CDS encoding NADP oxidoreductase, with translation MSKARVATLWLDGCSGCHMSFLDIDGKLVDLAPRIELVYGPLVDFKEYPEGVDVALVEGAVASDEDVHKIKEVRAKTKILVALGDCAVTSNVPGMRNPFGPAAVLDRAYKENVSLAPGWPDKDIPALRKRVTPLHEVVPVDVFVPGCPPPAEAIFFVVAELLEGRIPDPTSLTRFGK, from the coding sequence ATGAGCAAGGCACGCGTGGCGACGCTCTGGCTCGACGGTTGCTCCGGCTGCCACATGTCGTTCCTCGACATCGACGGCAAGCTGGTGGACTTGGCGCCGCGGATCGAACTGGTCTACGGCCCGCTCGTCGACTTCAAGGAGTACCCCGAGGGCGTGGACGTGGCGCTCGTCGAAGGCGCCGTGGCGAGCGACGAGGACGTCCACAAGATCAAGGAAGTCCGCGCCAAGACGAAGATCCTCGTCGCCCTCGGCGACTGCGCGGTGACCAGCAACGTGCCGGGGATGCGCAACCCGTTCGGCCCCGCCGCCGTGCTCGACCGGGCCTACAAGGAGAACGTCTCCCTGGCCCCGGGCTGGCCGGACAAGGACATCCCGGCGCTGCGCAAGCGGGTCACGCCGCTGCACGAAGTCGTCCCGGTGGACGTCTTCGTGCCCGGCTGCCCGCCGCCGGCGGAGGCGATCTTCTTCGTGGTCGCCGAACTGCTCGAGGGGCGGATCCCCGATCCGACCTCGCTGACCCGTTTCGGCAAGTGA